A single Vanacampus margaritifer isolate UIUO_Vmar chromosome 7, RoL_Vmar_1.0, whole genome shotgun sequence DNA region contains:
- the rln3b gene encoding relaxin-3b, with product MWKAALLTLCLLVALVDKVRPNEAHSFYGMKLCGREFIRAVIFTCGGSRWRRSVGDSALIGDEAFDQWNANNLPQMASEQDPAQSNIWRDQTFDVATVGTGFSRKARSPILEEVLEALRSADRKGRDVVVGLSNACCKWGCSKSEISSLC from the exons ATGTGGAAGGCAGCACTCTTGACCCTGTGTCTTTTGGTGGCATTGGTAGACAAGGTGCGGCCGAATGAAGCCCATTCTTTCTATGGAATGAAGCTGTGTGGACGAGAGTTTATACGTGCTGTCATTTTTACCTGTGGGGGCTCTCGCTGGAGGAGAAGCGTTGGTGACTCAG CTCTTATTGGAGACGAGGCTTTTGACCAATGGAATGCAAACAATTTACCTCAAATGGCCAGTGAGCAGGATCCTGCACAATCCAACATATGGAGGGATCAGACATTTGATGTGGCAACTGTGGGCACTGGATTCAGCCGCAAGGCTCGCTCGCCAATTTTGGAAGAGGTCCTGGAGGCTCTTCGAAGTGCAGATAGGAAAGGGCGGGATGTAGTGGTGGGACTGTCCAATGCCTGTTGCAAGTGGGGCTGCAGCAAAAGTGAAATCAGCTCCTTGTGCTAA
- the tnpo2b gene encoding transportin-2, protein MEWQPDEQSLQQVLQLLKDSQSPDTATQRAVQEKLEQLNQFPDFNNYLIFVLTSLKSEDEPTRSLSGLILKNNVKAHYQNFPPNVADFIKRECLNNIGDPSPLIRATIGILITTIASKGELQTWPELLPQLCNLLNSEDYNTCEGSFGALQKICEDSSELLDSDALNRPLNIMIPKFLQFFKHCSPKIRSHAIACVNQFIIGRAQALMDNIDTFIESLFALAGDEDSEVRKNVCRALVMLLEVRIDRLIPHMHSIIQYMLQRTQDPDENVALEACEFWLTLAEQPICKEALSGHLVQLIPILVNGMKYSEIDIILLKGDVEEDEAVPDSEQDIKPRFHKSRTVTLQHEGGEGEEGEDIDDDEDDDDDTLSDWNLRKCSAAALDVLANVFREELLPHLLPLLKGLLFHPDWVIKESGILVLGAIAEGCMQGMVPYLPELIPHLIQCLCDKKALVRSIACWTLSRYAHWVVSQPPDAHLKPLMTELLKRILDGNKRVQEAACSAFATLEEEACTELVPYLSFILDTLVFAFGKYQHKNLLILYDAIGTLADSVGHHLNQPEYIQKLMPPLISKWNELKDEDKDLFPLLECLSSVATALQSGFLPYCEPVYQRCVTLVQKTLAQAMMYSQQPDQYEAPDKDFMIVALDLLSGLAEGLGGHVDTLVARSNIMTLLFQCMQDTMPEVRQSSFALLGDLTKACFPHVKPCIAEFMPILGTNLNPEFISVCNNATWAIGEICMQMGVEMQPYIPMVLSQLVEIINRPNTPKTLLENTAITIGRLGYVCPQEVAPMLPQFIRPWCTSLRNIRDNEEKDSAFRGICMMIGVNPGGVVQDFIFFCDAVASWVSPKDDLRDMFYKILHGFKEQVGEENWQQFSEQFPPLLKERLAACYGV, encoded by the exons ATGGAGTGGCAACCAGATGAACAAAGCCTCCAACAAGTGCTTCAACTTCTCAAAGATTCCCAGTCACCAGACACAGCAACACAAAGAGCAGTGCAAGAA AAACTGGAGCAACTTAACCAGTTTCCAGATTTCAACAACTATCTCATCTTTGTCCTCACAAGCCTGAAGTCAGAGG ATGAGCCCACTCGCTCGCTCAGTGGCCTGATACTGAAGAATAATGTTAAAGCTCACTACCAGAACTTCCCTCCTAATGTGGCTGACTTTATCAAACGAGAATGTCTCAACAACATTGGAGACCCTTCACCACTTATCAGAGCTACAATTG GTATCCTGATCACAACCATCGCCTCCAAAGGGGAGCTGCAAACATGGCCGGAACTGTTGCCACAGCTTTGCAATTTACTGAATTCAGAGGATTACAACACCTGTGAG GGTTCTTTTGGGGCATTGCAAAAGATCTGCGAAGACTCATCTGAGTTGTTGGACAGCGATGCACTGAACAGACCACTGAACATCATGATTCCCAAGTTTCTGCAGTTTTTCAAACACTGCAGCCCCAAGATCAG GTCCCATGCTATAGCATGTGTGAACCAGTTCATCATAGGTCGAGCTCAGGCTCTGATGGATAATATAGACACGTTTATTGAG AGTCTATTTGCCCTGGCAGGTGACGAGGACAGCGAAGTGCGGAAGAACGTGTGCAGGGCTCTTGTCATGCTACTGGAAGTCCGCATTGATCGCCTCATCCCACACATGCACAGCATCATCCAG TACATGCTGCAGCGTACTCAAGATCCGGATGAGAATGTGGCTCTGGAGGCCTGTGAATTCTGGTTGACTCTGGCTGAACAGCCTATCTGTAAAGAGGCCCTGTCTGGCCACTTGGTCCA ACTCATCCCGATCTTGGTGAATGGGATGAAATACTCTGAAATCGATATTATCCTTCTAAAG GGGGATGTGGAGGAAGATGAGGCAGTTCCGGACAGCGAGCAAGACATCAAGCCTCGGTTCCACAAGTCCCGCACTGTCACTCTGCAGCATGAAGGAGGGGAGGGTGAGGAGGGAGAAGATATTGACGACGATgaagacgatgatgatgatacgTTGTCTGATTGGAACCTAC GGAAATGTTCTGCTGCGGCCCTGGATGTTCTGGCAAATGTTTTCCGAGAGGAGCTGCTTCCTCATCTCCTGCCACTCCTTAAAGGTCTGCTCTTTCACCCCGACTGGGTCATCAAAGAGTCTGGCATCCTCGTCCTCGGGGCCATTGCTGAGG GATGCATGCAGGGTATGGTACCTTACTTGCCCGAACTCATCCCTCATCTCATCCAGTGTCTGTGCGACAAGAAGGCCCTGGTTCGTTCCATCGCATGCTGGACCCTCAGTCGTTACGCACACTGGGTGGTCAGCCAGCCCCCCGACGCTCACCTCAAACCTCTCATGACGGAACTCCTCAAACGCATCCTGGATGGCAATAAGAGGGTGCAAGAGGCGGCCTGCAG CGCGTTTGCAACCCTGGAGGAGGAGGCGTGCACAGAGCTAGTGCCTTACCTCAGCTTCATCTTGGACACGCTGGTGTTTGCGTTTGGGAAGTACCAGCACAAGAACCTTCTCATCCTTTATGATGCCATAGGAACCCTGGCAGACTCTGTGGGACACCATCTGAACCAGCCT GAGTACATCCAAAAGCTGATGCCTCCCCTGATCTCCAAGTGGAACGAGCTGAAGGATGAAGATAAAGATCTCTTCCCCCTGCTTGAGTGTCTGTCATCTGTCGCCACGGCATTGCAGAGTGGTTTCCTCCCCTACTGCGAGCCCGTCTACCAGCGTTGTGTCACACTTGTCCAGAAGACCCTGGCACAAGCCATG ATGTATAGTCAACAGCCAGATCAGTATGAAGCACCTGACAAGGACTTCATGATTGTGGCTCTCGATCTTCTGAGTGGCCTGGCTGAGGGATTGGGTGGTCATGTGGACACGCTTGTGGCTCGCAGCAACATTATGACACTGCTCTTCCAGTGCATGCAG GATACGATGCCTGAAGTAAGGCAGAGTTCATTTGCTCTACTGGGAGACTTGACCAAGGCTTGCTTCCCTCATGTTAAACCTTGCATTG CTGAATTTATGCCAATTCTCGGAACCAACCTGAACCCAGAGTTCATCTCCGTCTGCAACAATGCCACCTGGGCCATCGGAGAGATATGCATGCAGATGGGTGTGGAGATGCAGCCGTACATTCCCATGGTTCTCAGCCAGTTGGTTGAAATCATTAATCGACCAAACACTCCCAAGACCCTACTGGAAAACACTG CAATCACCATCGGGCGACTGGGCTACGTGTGTCCGCAGGAAGTAGCACCCATGCTGCCGCAGTTTATCCGACCATG GTGTACATCACTCCGCAACATTCGAGATAATGAAGAGAAAGACTCTGCTTTCCGTGGAATCTGCATGATGATTGGCGTGAACCCAGGGGGAGTTGTGCAG GACTTCATCTTCTTCTGCGATGCAGTCGCCTCATGGGTGAGCCCCAAAGACGATTTGAGAGATATGTTCTATAAG ATCCTGCATGGTTTTAAGGAGCAGGTTGGAGAGGAGAACTGGCAGCAGTTCTCGGAGCAGTTCCCCCCTCTGCTGAAGGAGCGACTGGCGGCCTGCTACGGTGTATAA